One window of the Candidatus Microbacterium colombiense genome contains the following:
- a CDS encoding acetyl-CoA C-acyltransferase: MSEAYLVAATRTPVGRYGGVLAGVRPDDLAALVVADAVARAGIPVDAVDEVILGAANQAGEDNRNVARMAVLLAGLPDTVPGLTVNRLCASGMSAIALAANAVRAGDADLLVAGGVESMTRAPWVQAKPERAWAKPGDAFDTSIGWRFVNPRLAARDKATLSMPETAEEVARLDGITREDADAFALQSHRRALAAIDAGRFAQEIVAVGTARGAVDTDEGPRRETSLDALAGLRPVVAGGQVVTAGNSSSLNDGASAVVVASAEAVERHGLRPLARIVSAATAALAPEIMGLGPVPASEKALAKSGLTIGDIGAVELNEAFASQSLASIRRLGLDPAIVNVDGGAIALGHPLGSSGSRLIVTLLGRLARENVRYGLATMCVGVGQGTAMIVERLDG; this comes from the coding sequence ATGTCCGAGGCATATCTCGTCGCCGCCACGCGTACCCCGGTGGGGCGATACGGCGGCGTCCTCGCTGGAGTTCGTCCGGACGACCTCGCCGCCCTCGTGGTGGCCGATGCCGTCGCCCGCGCCGGCATTCCCGTTGACGCGGTCGACGAGGTGATCCTCGGCGCCGCCAACCAGGCCGGCGAGGACAACCGAAACGTCGCCCGCATGGCCGTGCTGCTCGCCGGCCTCCCCGACACGGTGCCTGGGCTCACGGTGAACCGCCTCTGCGCCTCCGGGATGTCGGCGATCGCTCTGGCCGCCAACGCCGTGCGCGCTGGCGACGCCGATCTGCTCGTCGCCGGCGGTGTCGAGTCGATGACCAGGGCTCCCTGGGTGCAGGCGAAGCCGGAACGCGCATGGGCCAAGCCCGGCGACGCGTTCGACACCTCGATCGGCTGGCGCTTCGTGAACCCGCGCCTGGCCGCCCGCGACAAGGCCACCCTCTCGATGCCCGAGACCGCAGAGGAGGTCGCCCGCCTCGACGGCATCACCCGCGAGGATGCCGACGCCTTCGCCCTGCAGAGCCACCGGCGCGCACTCGCGGCGATCGATGCGGGACGTTTCGCGCAGGAGATCGTGGCGGTGGGGACCGCGCGTGGCGCCGTCGACACCGACGAGGGCCCACGGCGCGAGACCTCGCTCGACGCGCTCGCAGGTCTGCGTCCCGTCGTCGCCGGCGGCCAAGTGGTGACCGCGGGCAACTCCAGCTCGCTCAACGACGGCGCCTCGGCGGTCGTCGTCGCCAGCGCCGAGGCCGTCGAGCGCCATGGTCTGCGCCCGCTGGCCCGGATCGTCTCTGCGGCGACTGCGGCCCTCGCCCCCGAGATCATGGGACTCGGGCCGGTCCCCGCGTCCGAGAAGGCCCTCGCCAAGAGCGGACTGACGATCGGCGACATCGGCGCGGTCGAGCTCAATGAGGCGTTCGCCTCGCAGTCGCTCGCCAGCATCCGCCGTCTCGGGCTCGATCCCGCGATCGTGAACGTCGACGGCGGGGCGATCGCGCTCGGTCATCCTCTCGGTTCGAGCGGATCACGCCTGATCGTCACGCTGCTCGGACGCCTGGCCAGGGAGAACGTCCGCTACGGCCTCGCCACCATGTGCGTCGGCGTCGGTCAGGGCACGGCGATGATCGTCGAGCGGCTCGATGGCTGA
- a CDS encoding 3-hydroxyacyl-CoA dehydrogenase family protein, with the protein MTLPRNVGVLGGGRMGAGIAHAFLLSGTHVHVVERDEDSAEAARGRIETSLKQSVSRGGVALSLDDLTSALTVGTSVGDFAQAGLVVEAVPEDRALKAEALSRIEAVIAGDAMLATNTSSISISELAGDLSAPERFLGMHFFNPVPSSTLIEVVIGAQTLSSLVDTLRDWVAELGKTAVVVRDTPGFASSRLGVMLALEAIRMLEEGVASAADIDAAMELGYRHPTGPLRTTDVVGLDVRLGIAEELERAFGERFAPPALLRRMVEDGQLGRKSGRGFYDWSDER; encoded by the coding sequence ATGACCCTTCCACGCAACGTCGGAGTGCTCGGCGGAGGTCGCATGGGCGCGGGGATCGCCCACGCATTCCTGCTCTCGGGTACCCACGTGCACGTCGTCGAGCGCGATGAGGATTCGGCAGAGGCTGCACGCGGGCGCATCGAGACGAGCCTGAAGCAGTCTGTCTCCCGCGGCGGCGTCGCGCTCTCGCTCGACGATCTCACCTCTGCGTTGACGGTCGGAACCTCGGTGGGCGACTTCGCCCAGGCGGGCCTGGTCGTCGAGGCCGTGCCCGAGGACCGGGCACTCAAGGCGGAGGCGCTGTCTCGCATCGAGGCCGTCATCGCGGGAGACGCGATGCTCGCCACGAACACCTCCTCGATCTCGATCTCCGAGCTCGCCGGGGATCTCTCCGCCCCCGAGCGCTTTCTCGGGATGCACTTCTTCAACCCGGTGCCCTCGTCGACGCTGATCGAGGTCGTGATCGGCGCACAGACGCTGTCCTCCCTCGTCGACACACTGCGCGATTGGGTCGCCGAGCTCGGCAAGACCGCGGTCGTCGTGCGCGACACCCCCGGCTTCGCGTCCAGCCGCCTCGGTGTGATGCTCGCGCTCGAGGCCATCCGGATGCTGGAAGAGGGAGTGGCCTCGGCCGCCGACATCGACGCGGCCATGGAGCTCGGGTACCGACATCCCACCGGCCCGTTGCGAACGACCGACGTCGTCGGGCTCGACGTGCGGCTCGGCATCGCGGAAGAGCTGGAGCGCGCCTTCGGCGAGCGCTTCGCGCCGCCCGCGCTGCTGCGTCGGATGGTGGAAGACGGACAGCTGGGCCGCAAGAGCGGCCGAGGATTCTACGACTGGAGTGACGAGAGATGA
- a CDS encoding aldehyde dehydrogenase family protein, giving the protein MPESVGRAIPDAATRETIGYAPVHTVADLNDAVAAARAAQPTWAALGHAERSRILNAIADDIEAHSEELAVLLSREQGKPLNGPNARFEVGACALWTRTAADTPIEPEVVFEAGESRAEVHYEPLGVVGAIGPWNWPMMITVWQIAPSLRMGNTVVVKPSEYTPLSVLALAEIYNRHLPEGVLTVISGDREVGAAIAAHPDLDKIMFTGSTATGRRIVEASAGSLARLTLELGGNDAGIILPGTDIEAIAENLFWGIFINTGQTCAALKRLYVHDSQYDQVVDTLANLARTMPLGNGLYEGNVLGPLQNEKQFDIVTGLVDDARANGARIVAGGAAAPEHGPLFYQTTVVADISDGARLVDEEQFGPVIPVIRYSDVDDAVRRANDSTQGLGASVWSQDVEAATEIARRVQAGTVWINQHGAINPHVPFGGIKASGYGQEFGVAGLKAVSAPKVIQR; this is encoded by the coding sequence GTGCCCGAGAGCGTGGGCCGCGCGATCCCGGATGCCGCCACGAGAGAGACCATCGGCTACGCGCCGGTGCATACGGTCGCCGATCTGAACGACGCGGTCGCGGCCGCTCGTGCGGCGCAGCCGACCTGGGCCGCGCTCGGTCACGCAGAGCGCAGCCGCATCCTGAACGCGATCGCGGACGACATCGAGGCGCACAGCGAGGAGCTTGCGGTGCTGCTCTCGCGGGAGCAGGGCAAGCCGCTGAACGGCCCCAACGCCCGCTTCGAGGTGGGCGCCTGCGCGCTGTGGACCCGCACGGCCGCCGACACCCCGATCGAGCCGGAGGTCGTGTTCGAGGCCGGAGAGTCCCGCGCCGAGGTGCATTACGAGCCGCTGGGCGTGGTCGGTGCGATCGGTCCGTGGAACTGGCCCATGATGATCACGGTCTGGCAGATCGCCCCGTCGCTGCGGATGGGCAACACCGTCGTGGTGAAGCCCAGCGAGTACACCCCGCTGTCGGTGCTCGCGCTGGCCGAGATCTACAACCGGCACCTGCCCGAGGGTGTGCTCACCGTGATCTCCGGAGACCGCGAGGTCGGTGCGGCCATCGCAGCGCATCCCGATCTCGACAAGATCATGTTCACCGGGTCGACGGCCACCGGTCGCCGCATCGTCGAGGCCTCGGCGGGGAGCCTCGCGCGCCTCACGCTCGAACTCGGCGGCAACGACGCGGGGATCATCCTGCCCGGCACCGACATCGAGGCGATCGCCGAGAACCTGTTCTGGGGCATCTTCATCAACACCGGGCAGACCTGCGCGGCACTCAAGCGCCTCTACGTGCACGATTCGCAGTATGACCAGGTCGTCGACACGCTGGCCAACCTGGCGAGGACCATGCCGCTCGGCAACGGCCTCTACGAGGGCAACGTGCTCGGACCGCTGCAGAACGAGAAGCAGTTCGACATCGTCACAGGTCTCGTCGACGACGCCAGAGCCAACGGGGCGCGGATCGTTGCCGGAGGGGCCGCCGCCCCCGAGCACGGTCCGCTGTTCTATCAGACCACCGTCGTCGCCGACATCTCCGACGGGGCGCGCCTGGTCGACGAGGAGCAGTTCGGCCCGGTCATCCCGGTCATCCGCTATTCCGATGTCGATGATGCCGTGCGCCGCGCCAACGATTCGACGCAGGGCTTGGGCGCATCGGTGTGGTCGCAGGATGTCGAGGCCGCGACCGAGATCGCCCGGCGCGTGCAGGCCGGCACCGTGTGGATCAACCAGCACGGGGCGATCAACCCGCACGTGCCGTTCGGCGGCATCAAGGCGTCGGGCTACGGACAGGAGTTCGGAGTCGCAGGGCTGAAGGCGGTGTCGGCGCCCAAGGTCATCCAGCGCTGA
- a CDS encoding TetR/AcrR family transcriptional regulator produces the protein MAAHDHPPTPARRGRPGYDRDQVLAVAVTVFNEQGYDATSIADLAAKLGLTKSALYHHFESKSAILALALDDALDALEAVVDEAEAAHTEASERLRSIVRGAVRVLTAKLPSVTLLLRVRGNSDVELAALARRRVFDQRVTAIVREAQREGLIRDDISAAVATRLLFGMINSVVEWYRPGGAVDPAELGEDILRVTLDGLQSR, from the coding sequence ATGGCTGCACACGATCACCCGCCCACGCCCGCGCGGCGCGGACGACCGGGGTACGACCGCGATCAGGTGCTCGCGGTCGCCGTCACGGTGTTCAACGAGCAGGGCTACGACGCGACATCGATCGCCGACCTCGCCGCGAAGCTCGGGCTGACCAAGTCCGCGCTGTATCACCACTTCGAATCCAAGTCGGCGATCCTCGCCCTCGCGCTCGATGATGCGCTCGACGCGCTCGAGGCCGTGGTCGACGAGGCCGAGGCCGCGCACACCGAGGCGTCGGAACGCCTCCGATCGATCGTGCGCGGAGCGGTGCGGGTGCTGACGGCCAAGCTCCCGTCCGTCACTCTGCTCTTGCGGGTGCGCGGCAACAGTGACGTCGAGCTGGCCGCACTCGCCCGACGTCGTGTGTTCGATCAGCGCGTGACCGCGATCGTGCGCGAGGCGCAGCGCGAGGGACTCATCCGTGACGACATCTCGGCCGCGGTCGCCACCAGGTTGCTGTTCGGAATGATCAACTCGGTCGTCGAGTGGTACCGCCCCGGCGGCGCGGTGGACCCGGCGGAACTCGGCGAGGACATTTTGCGCGTCACGCTCGACGGGCTGCAGTCGCGCTGA
- a CDS encoding alpha/beta hydrolase, with protein sequence MKKNTPTDTAFVLAPGHWLGAWAWDDVASHLSDRGHLAFPVTLSGLDLDDIQRTERTPADQADSLRAAVTTARADASTVILVVHSGAGFAASVLLDQDPTLVDRVVYVDSGPTSDGSAFDASLALEVHEVALPPFAQLDASLEGLSERALERFRQRAVPMPAPVMRTPVRLQNDARRDVPTTIIACSYPSAVVMQMAQSGHPMMAEVAALRDLELIDLPTGHWPMWSRPADLAATLAAAAGVSRAERA encoded by the coding sequence ATGAAGAAGAACACACCGACCGACACCGCCTTCGTTCTCGCCCCCGGCCACTGGCTCGGCGCATGGGCATGGGACGACGTCGCATCCCACCTCAGCGATCGCGGCCACCTGGCCTTCCCGGTGACCCTGTCCGGTCTCGATCTTGACGACATCCAGCGCACCGAACGCACGCCGGCCGACCAGGCGGACTCGCTCCGGGCAGCGGTGACCACCGCTCGTGCCGACGCGTCGACCGTCATCCTCGTCGTCCACAGCGGCGCGGGCTTCGCCGCCTCCGTGCTGCTCGATCAGGACCCCACGCTGGTCGACCGCGTCGTCTACGTCGACAGCGGTCCGACCTCCGACGGCTCCGCTTTCGACGCGTCGCTGGCCCTCGAGGTGCACGAGGTCGCACTCCCGCCGTTCGCGCAGCTCGACGCAAGTCTCGAAGGGCTGAGCGAGCGCGCACTCGAACGTTTCCGCCAGCGTGCTGTGCCGATGCCCGCGCCCGTGATGCGCACCCCGGTCCGATTGCAGAACGACGCACGCCGTGACGTCCCCACGACGATCATCGCCTGCTCCTATCCCTCCGCCGTGGTGATGCAGATGGCTCAGTCAGGGCACCCGATGATGGCGGAAGTCGCCGCCCTCCGCGACCTCGAACTCATCGACCTGCCGACAGGGCACTGGCCGATGTGGAGCCGCCCCGCAGATCTCGCCGCGACCCTGGCCGCCGCGGCCGGCGTCAGCCGCGCAGAGCGAGCGTGA
- a CDS encoding enoyl-CoA hydratase/isomerase family protein, with protein sequence MAETVELQKRAVRLEEGADRVVATLDRPEVRNAIDQAMVDELHALCDRLEAAPRILILTGAGGVFASGADIGQLRDRTAADARKSINATVFDRIRRLPMPVIAAVDGYALGGGAELAYAADIRIGTDRVRFGNPETGLGIIAAAGATWRLPEIVGHARASEMLLTGRVLDGDEAHAWGLISSLHDPDDLLAAAHALADRIAANGARATELTKRLLLTPPDEHLGIVGDVQAELFDSQDKHERMTAFLERKKSR encoded by the coding sequence ATGGCTGAGACCGTGGAACTCCAGAAGCGGGCCGTGCGCCTCGAGGAGGGCGCCGACCGCGTCGTCGCGACGCTCGACCGCCCCGAGGTGCGCAATGCGATCGACCAGGCGATGGTCGACGAACTGCACGCGCTGTGCGACCGCCTCGAAGCCGCGCCGCGCATCCTGATCCTCACCGGAGCCGGGGGCGTGTTCGCGTCGGGTGCCGACATCGGTCAGCTGCGCGACCGCACCGCGGCCGATGCCCGCAAGAGCATCAACGCGACCGTGTTCGACCGCATCCGCCGGCTGCCGATGCCCGTGATCGCCGCGGTCGACGGCTACGCCCTGGGCGGAGGCGCGGAGCTCGCGTATGCCGCCGACATCCGAATCGGCACTGACCGCGTGCGCTTCGGCAATCCGGAGACCGGGCTGGGCATCATCGCCGCGGCCGGCGCGACCTGGCGTCTGCCCGAGATCGTCGGCCACGCCCGCGCGAGCGAAATGCTGCTCACCGGGCGCGTGCTCGACGGCGACGAAGCCCACGCCTGGGGGCTGATCTCCTCGCTCCACGACCCCGACGATCTGCTCGCCGCCGCGCACGCTCTGGCCGACCGCATCGCGGCGAACGGAGCCCGCGCCACGGAGCTCACCAAGCGACTGCTGCTCACGCCTCCTGACGAGCATCTCGGCATTGTGGGAGACGTGCAGGCTGAGCTGTTCGACAGCCAGGACAAGCACGAGCGGATGACCGCGTTCCTGGAGAGGAAGAAGAGCCGATGA
- the paaI gene encoding hydroxyphenylacetyl-CoA thioesterase PaaI: MMQRDRASMLLGMTVEKDEPGDAVVSMLVRDDMVNGHAITHGGFVFTLADTAFAIACNEDERVTVAAGADIVFVKSTTAGQRLTAHARRRTVVGRAGVYDITVTDDTGDVVAEVRGRSLTTDRRPAE; the protein is encoded by the coding sequence ATGATGCAGCGCGACCGCGCTTCGATGCTGCTCGGGATGACCGTCGAGAAGGACGAGCCCGGCGACGCCGTGGTGTCGATGCTGGTGCGGGACGACATGGTCAACGGCCACGCCATCACGCACGGCGGCTTCGTGTTCACACTCGCCGACACGGCCTTCGCGATCGCCTGCAACGAGGATGAGCGGGTCACGGTCGCGGCCGGCGCCGACATCGTGTTCGTGAAGTCGACGACCGCCGGACAGCGGCTGACCGCGCATGCCCGCCGCCGCACGGTCGTCGGCCGCGCCGGGGTCTACGACATCACCGTCACGGACGACACCGGCGACGTGGTCGCCGAGGTGCGCGGCCGCTCGCTCACCACGGACCGACGCCCGGCGGAGTGA
- the paaF gene encoding phenylacetate--CoA ligase, giving the protein MTTIELPTGTGDSVLHSRTELAELQLHRLQWTVRHAYENVPHYRRRFTEHGVTPDDIRTLDDIRLLPFTTKADLRETYPFGMVAVPMADVRRVHASSGTTGRPTVVAYTQGDLERWADLVARSLHAAGIRPGMRVHNAYGYGLFTGGLGAHAGIERLGATVIPMSGGQTARQVQMIRDFEPDAILCTPSYLLTIADALEEAGIDPRTTSLRIAVLGAEPWTNEMRREIERRMNLDAVDIYGLSEVMGPGVASESVLTKDGPHVWEDHFLPETIDAESGDPVADGELGELVFTSLTKEAFPVIRYRTRDLTRLLPGTTFPAARRIEKITGRNDDMIILRGVNLFPTQIEELVMGIETLTPHFVLELRREGRMDSLTVRIERHPQLEREVCEAAAAVLQQRIKVHIGTTVDVHLEEPGSLPRSEGKYKRVYDLR; this is encoded by the coding sequence ATGACGACGATCGAACTGCCGACCGGCACCGGCGATTCCGTGCTGCATTCGCGGACGGAACTCGCAGAGCTGCAGCTGCACCGCCTGCAGTGGACCGTGCGCCACGCGTACGAGAACGTGCCGCACTACCGTCGCCGCTTCACGGAGCACGGCGTCACGCCCGACGACATCCGCACGCTCGACGACATCCGCCTGCTGCCGTTCACGACCAAGGCCGATCTGCGCGAGACGTACCCGTTCGGCATGGTCGCGGTGCCGATGGCCGATGTGCGGCGGGTACACGCTTCGTCGGGAACGACCGGACGTCCGACCGTCGTCGCCTACACGCAGGGTGACCTCGAGCGCTGGGCCGATCTGGTGGCTCGCTCGCTCCATGCCGCCGGCATCCGTCCAGGGATGCGCGTGCACAACGCCTACGGATACGGCCTGTTCACGGGCGGCCTGGGTGCGCACGCGGGGATCGAGCGGCTCGGCGCGACCGTGATCCCGATGTCGGGCGGACAGACAGCGCGCCAGGTGCAGATGATCCGCGACTTCGAGCCGGACGCGATCCTGTGCACCCCGAGCTACCTGCTCACGATCGCCGATGCGCTGGAGGAGGCGGGTATCGACCCCCGCACGACCTCGCTGCGCATCGCCGTGCTCGGGGCGGAGCCCTGGACGAACGAGATGCGCCGCGAGATCGAGCGGAGGATGAACCTCGACGCGGTCGACATCTACGGGCTCAGCGAGGTGATGGGACCGGGGGTGGCGAGCGAGAGCGTGCTCACCAAGGACGGCCCGCACGTCTGGGAGGACCACTTCCTCCCCGAGACGATCGATGCCGAATCGGGCGATCCGGTGGCCGACGGCGAGCTCGGGGAACTCGTCTTCACCTCGCTCACGAAGGAGGCGTTCCCGGTGATCCGCTACCGCACGCGCGACCTCACCCGTCTGCTCCCCGGTACGACGTTCCCGGCCGCGCGGCGGATCGAGAAGATCACGGGGCGCAACGACGACATGATCATCCTGCGCGGCGTGAACCTGTTCCCGACGCAGATCGAGGAACTCGTGATGGGCATCGAGACGCTCACACCGCACTTCGTGCTGGAGCTGCGGCGCGAAGGCCGGATGGACTCCCTGACCGTGCGAATCGAACGGCATCCGCAGCTCGAACGGGAAGTGTGCGAGGCGGCGGCCGCGGTGTTGCAGCAGCGCATCAAGGTGCACATCGGCACGACCGTCGACGTACATCTGGAGGAACCGGGAAGCCTGCCCCGCAGCGAGGGCAAGTACAAGCGCGTATACGACCTGCGCTGA
- the paaZ gene encoding phenylacetic acid degradation bifunctional protein PaaZ has protein sequence MTAAILPSYVGDAWWAPETDSDAALVRDASTGETVSTVSTRGLDVEAVLQHARTVGQQSLGALTFHQRAVLLKQFAIELTARKEELYELSARSGSTRRDSLNDIDGGIGVLFTYSSKGRREMPNSQVYLDGAIEPLSKDGSFLGRHIYTRLPGAALQINAFNFPMWGALEKFAPAFLAGVPSIVKPATPTAYVAEAWVRILVDSGLLPAGSLQLLSGGVHDLLGRLMLGDTVGFTGSATTAAKLRAQVDPAVRFTSETDSINASVLAPDAVAGTPEFDAYVRQLMVELTTKAGQKCTAIRRAIVPAGSRDDVVAALQASITARVVIGDPRAEGVTLGPLVSVAQRDEVLHQVGVLQDAGGTLLIGSTERPDVTRADGTVGAAEDGAFLSPIVIGFDGAAPDAAHEIEAFGPVTSVITYSALAEAAELVGRGGGSLVTSVATHDPQTAAELITRIGAFNGRVLFLDRDDARSSTGHGAPVPHLVHGGPGRAGGGEELGGIRAVLHYMQRTAVQGSPRMLTAITGVWHAGADADATGTHPFRKSLAELRIGDRVDSAEREVTLADIETFAHFTGDTFYAHMDETAAAANPFFPGRVAHGYLLVSWAAGLFVDPAPGPVLANSGLENLRFITPVSPGDRIRVALTAKQITPRETDEYGEVRWDAVIRNERDEVVAEYDVLTLVAKELASADASSTTGAAA, from the coding sequence ATGACCGCTGCGATCCTGCCCAGCTATGTCGGCGACGCCTGGTGGGCGCCCGAGACGGACTCTGATGCTGCCCTCGTGCGCGACGCGTCGACCGGCGAGACCGTGTCCACCGTGAGCACCCGCGGACTCGACGTCGAGGCTGTGCTCCAGCACGCCCGGACGGTCGGGCAGCAGAGCCTCGGCGCGTTGACCTTCCACCAGCGTGCCGTGCTGCTCAAGCAGTTCGCGATCGAGCTCACGGCGCGCAAGGAAGAGCTCTACGAGCTGTCGGCGCGCTCCGGATCGACCAGGCGCGACTCGCTCAACGACATCGACGGCGGCATCGGCGTGCTGTTCACGTACTCCTCCAAGGGCCGACGGGAGATGCCGAACTCCCAGGTGTACCTCGACGGCGCCATCGAGCCGCTCTCAAAGGACGGCTCGTTCCTCGGCCGCCACATCTACACGCGCCTGCCCGGCGCCGCGCTGCAGATCAACGCGTTCAACTTCCCGATGTGGGGAGCGCTGGAGAAGTTCGCCCCCGCCTTCCTCGCGGGCGTGCCGTCGATCGTCAAGCCCGCCACCCCCACCGCCTACGTGGCGGAGGCGTGGGTGCGCATCCTGGTCGACTCCGGGCTGCTGCCCGCCGGTTCTCTGCAGCTGCTCAGCGGCGGGGTGCACGACCTGCTCGGTCGGCTCATGCTCGGCGACACCGTCGGCTTCACCGGCAGCGCGACGACCGCCGCCAAGCTGCGCGCCCAGGTCGACCCGGCCGTGCGGTTCACGAGCGAAACGGACTCGATCAACGCCTCGGTGCTCGCACCGGATGCCGTCGCCGGCACCCCCGAGTTCGACGCCTACGTGCGCCAGCTGATGGTCGAGCTCACGACCAAGGCCGGCCAGAAGTGCACCGCGATCCGCCGGGCGATCGTACCTGCGGGCTCCCGCGACGATGTGGTCGCGGCGCTGCAGGCGAGCATCACTGCGCGCGTCGTGATCGGCGACCCGCGCGCCGAGGGTGTCACGCTGGGACCGCTGGTGTCGGTCGCCCAGCGCGACGAGGTGCTGCACCAGGTCGGCGTGCTCCAGGATGCCGGTGGCACGCTGCTGATCGGCTCGACCGAGCGCCCGGATGTCACGCGGGCAGACGGCACCGTGGGCGCCGCAGAAGACGGTGCCTTCCTGTCGCCGATCGTGATCGGCTTCGACGGCGCCGCCCCGGATGCCGCGCATGAGATCGAGGCGTTCGGACCGGTCACGAGCGTGATCACCTACTCCGCGCTCGCCGAAGCGGCCGAGCTGGTCGGACGCGGCGGAGGGTCACTCGTGACCAGTGTCGCGACGCACGATCCGCAGACGGCAGCCGAGCTGATCACCCGCATCGGTGCGTTCAACGGCCGCGTGCTGTTCCTCGACCGCGACGATGCGCGCAGCTCCACCGGTCACGGAGCCCCGGTGCCGCACTTGGTGCATGGAGGCCCCGGCCGCGCGGGCGGCGGCGAGGAGCTCGGCGGTATCCGGGCCGTGCTGCACTACATGCAGCGCACCGCCGTACAGGGCTCTCCCCGCATGCTGACCGCGATCACCGGGGTGTGGCACGCCGGTGCGGATGCCGATGCCACGGGCACGCACCCGTTCCGTAAGTCGCTGGCAGAACTGCGCATCGGCGACCGTGTCGACTCCGCCGAGCGCGAGGTCACCCTCGCCGACATCGAGACCTTCGCGCACTTCACCGGCGACACGTTCTACGCCCACATGGACGAGACTGCGGCGGCCGCGAACCCGTTCTTCCCCGGCAGGGTCGCGCACGGCTACCTGCTCGTGTCCTGGGCCGCCGGACTCTTCGTCGACCCGGCCCCCGGACCCGTGCTCGCCAACTCCGGGCTCGAGAACCTGCGCTTCATCACGCCGGTGTCGCCGGGAGACCGCATCCGCGTGGCGCTGACGGCGAAGCAGATCACCCCGCGCGAGACCGACGAATACGGCGAGGTGCGCTGGGACGCGGTGATCCGCAACGAGCGCGATGAGGTCGTGGCCGAGTATGACGTGCTGACGCTGGTCGCCAAGGAACTCGCCTCCGCGGACGCCTCCTCGACGACCGGCGCGGCCGCGTGA
- a CDS encoding WYL domain-containing protein: MIRTARLHALTESLRRAGTRGRTAQQLADEFEVTVRTIKRDISALEASGLPVWGRTGPGGGYGLTERHRLPPVNLTAGQALALNAAVATAAHAPFSDAARASIRKVLDVLDPVTRRRAAELSDRVWVDVGPSAERRVMTALEHAIVEQLTVNISYIDAEDRATRREVEPMIFAFTAGQWYLIAWCRLRAGIRWFALTRIHRATVTRRLCTGHQIAEIGEPPASARSVHHA; the protein is encoded by the coding sequence ATGATCCGGACCGCGCGTCTCCACGCTCTGACCGAGTCGCTGCGCCGGGCGGGGACCCGCGGCCGCACGGCGCAGCAGCTTGCCGATGAGTTCGAGGTGACGGTCCGCACGATCAAGCGCGACATCTCCGCGCTCGAGGCGAGCGGTCTCCCGGTGTGGGGGCGCACCGGACCCGGTGGGGGCTATGGGCTGACGGAGAGGCATCGTCTGCCGCCCGTGAATCTGACCGCCGGACAAGCCCTCGCTCTCAACGCCGCCGTCGCCACCGCTGCGCACGCTCCGTTCTCCGACGCGGCGCGCGCATCGATCCGCAAGGTGCTCGACGTGCTCGACCCTGTCACCCGCCGAAGAGCCGCCGAGCTCTCGGATCGCGTCTGGGTCGACGTCGGCCCCTCGGCCGAACGACGCGTGATGACAGCGCTCGAGCACGCCATCGTCGAGCAGCTCACCGTGAACATCTCCTACATCGACGCCGAGGACCGGGCCACACGACGCGAGGTCGAGCCGATGATCTTCGCCTTCACCGCCGGTCAGTGGTACCTCATCGCCTGGTGCAGACTTCGTGCGGGCATCCGTTGGTTCGCCCTGACCAGGATCCATCGCGCGACCGTCACCCGTCGACTGTGCACGGGCCATCAGATCGCAGAGATCGGCGAACCGCCGGCATCCGCACGCTCCGTGCACCACGCGTGA